A segment of the Candidatus Nanoarchaeia archaeon genome:
CCTCCCCCCCCTCCGCCCCCGCCCCCTCCATCATTTGGATCGGCGCATTGCCCTGCTCCGCCTGCTCCGCCGCTTCCTCCACTTGACCCTCCTGTTCCGCTACTTCCATCACTTCCGCATGTGGGAGGATTGGAACTTCCAGCCCCTCCATTGCCCCCATTTGGTGATCCTGCTGCGCCTGCCTGACCGAAGCATGGAGACCCTCCTCCGCACTTTCCTCCAGTCCCTCCAGTTCCGCTCGTTGCTACTGCTCCGTTGAATGTCGTATTTCCTCCAGTCCCTCCAGTTCCTCCATCTCCTGAACCCACCCCTCCGCCTCCTCCGCCTCCTCCGCCTCCTGCAACCAGCGTTATATTTACTGAAACAACTCCTGCAGGCTTTGTCCATGTTCCGTTTGCGGTGAAATTTACCTGTTGCTCTGATGTTGAAGAGACTGTTTCTAATGAAATCCTGCCTGTGCTGAAATTAACTGATACATTTGTTGTATTCGCAATTCTTCGGGGGTCTGTGAAGGAATCAGAGAGAGACTGTTTGGAATTTTCAAGCTTTGATGCATAGAACCATGCCTCAATCGTGAGAGCAGTTACGATGTTCAAGCCTGTGTGGTTCGTAACATTGATATAATCCACATCTCCGTCAAATTGGGCCGCCCCCCCTCCTATCCTATTTCCGCCGCTCCTGTTGATAAATGTGTTTCCATTCCTTGTTCCATTATAGCTTAGCCCGTAATCATAGTAATCATTGTCAAAAGGATACCATGCAACTAACCCATTGTCAGATATAGTTCCATTAATTATTCCGGAAGAGACATTCAGTACCCCATTCCTGTACCAGGTGAAGATGCTGGTGACGTTTACGGTCCCATCTCCTGCTGTGCTTCGGTTATAGCATGTTAGGTTCTGTGTCGTTATGTTTGAAGTCTCTGTTGAGTTGAGGATAGGAGCACTTTGGGTGGGCGGTGCATTCAATGCATACGCAATAATATCATTGAACTCAAACTTGATGGCATGATGAGCTTCAACCAACCATTCATTGATAAGAACTCCTTCAGTGTAGTTCCAATCCTGTTTTGTTATTTTTATTATTTTGTTTGTTATTGGGTCTAATCCTTTTTCATGATCAATGGATGCGTACTCATTTGATTCATTTGTTGAATTCGTATCTGATTCATTTGATATATTATTTACATTTCCAATCCTTGCCTTTAAATCAATAAACCGAAGATGATCTCGGGTTGCATTATCATCTATTGGCCATTCTCCCCAGGTTGTGTTATAGGTTTCATTGGTTATCAATGAGATTGTTAAGTTTCCAATTCCTGTTGTGTTGAAATACACTGTCCAGTTCTCTCCTAATTTCGCAACAGAGTGAAGTGTAAGGATTTCAAGGCTTAATTCATAGGTTTGATTGCTTAATGAAGGAACTATCCATTCAATGTAATCAATCAAGCTATTGTTATTCGTATCATAGTTTGTTGTTTCTATTTTTATTTTTGAATTATTAACAAGCCAATATAATGAGAATTGGTTATTGGAAACCTCTCTCGGCAGTTCTGTAAACGCAAGGATATCCTCATAATGGATGCCTGAGGAAATGGTGATTGTTTTTCTTGTATCTGAGATATTGAATTCCTCTGCTGCCGGGCCTTCAGTATAGTACTCCACCTCAGCCTCGGTTATGTTCTCTTCGATAATGAGCTCTGTAGTGTTTTCTTGCGCCAGTATCTCAGCAACAACATTCCCTGTAATCGCATTCTCAGGTTTCTGGCTGTTAATGGCTTTCTCTTTTCTTTCATCCTCAAAGTCCTCAAGCGTCTTTACTGTTGCGTTTTCCCTGACTTTCAACTTCTCTTTGGCTATTTCTTTGGCTTCCTGATCCTCAATCTTTCTTACTGTGATATTTGTTGCCTCTGGATGAATCTCTATATTGAAGCTTGCAGTCTCTGTGCTCAAATTGACAATTTTCGTCCATTTTACAGGCTTGCCAACAACGACGCTTGGTTTTCTTGTTGTGATTGAAGTATTCTCAGGCAAAACATTAATCTCAAACACATTTGAGATGAAGGAAGCAATGCCGTCTGAAACTGCAAGGTAAGCAAATTGCTGTGTTGGCGAATCGGCTGAAAGGGAGAGGAGATTGCCATTAATGCTGAAAGTTATATTCTCAATCGAAGGCAATGCATAGATGAGAGTATCATTATCAGGGTCAGAACAATACTGCGAAAGGTCAAGTTCAGTTTTTGTTCCTGCCAAAAAGCTGATGTTGGGGATGATGCTGCAGGATGGTCTTGCATTTTCAGTTGAGGTATACGCTATGGAATTGAGCATAACCTTGCCTTCCTCCAGTTCTACTTCAATCTTATACTCAGACTGGTTAAGGCTGATAGCGCATGTTTCCCTGCATTGGTCTGTAAACTCGATAATCGCATCAACGAAGGTGATGTTTACGGCTACGAGATTGCTTATAGCGCTCTGAATCGTGAGGTTTTCGATATCAAACTTATGATAAAGCACAGAGGCTGCTATTGTGTTTCTTTCTGTTGCTCCGTTTCTTCCATACTGGGCGTAATAGGTATCGTTCCATTGCTCTGATGCTGAATCAAGGCCCATCGATGCGCAGCATTCCTCCGATCCCTGGCAAGTAAATGTGGAAATCTCGGTATCGTATGAATAGGCTTCCCACCTGGTACATAGCGTTTCGGAGCTTGTGTTCCAGGAGAACGCTGCATCAATGTCCACGGTTACGGCGTCTTTCTTTGTTGCAATGCTTTTTGCAGGCTTCAGGATGATGGAGATATTGCTTGCGGTTTCATTTCCTGCCTGGATTTCAGTATGCTCTGTTGTATCATTTATTATACTCTCTTCTGCCTTGCCTATACTGTCACTTTTTCCAGTCTCGTTTGTTGTTGGTGCGCTTTCATTTGCTCCCTTCTTTGTAAGATCATCAACCGCATTGGTAAGATTGCTGCTTGTCTCGTTTGCGCCAATTTCAACATCTGAAACATTTGAGCTTAGATTGCTCTCATTGCTCACAGCGAATCCTGTGATAAGGATTCCTTCAGTTGTATTTGTGGGGTATTCAAAGAGCAGCAGTCTTGTGTCATTGGCTATAAAGTAGATCTTCATTGGCTTTGTTCCTATGTACGTGCCGGAGATCTTTACCCAGCCTATATCCCGCCTTACAGGTTTCCAGTCTATGATCTGAGATGAGGTGAATGACTGGTTGAGCGTCTCAGTATACACCTTTGTTTTTCCCTGAGGAACAAATCCTGTAGGGCCATTAATGATATTGGACAGGCCAAACACGATTATTATGAGGAGCACACCTATAATCCCTATTACTTTTGCCGCGCTTGCCTGCATTTCCCTCTGAACCAGGCTTTTTGCAATGTCCTCATCATAGCCATATGTGAGGATGGCTTTGTAAACAGAGCTGTATGAGTAGCCAGATCTCCGCTGCTTGCGGATATACTGCCTTAACTGCCTTTTACGCTCTTTTCTCATGTTTCCTTGCTTTATTGACTGTATTCCAGATGTTTCTCTGATCCCTGTGCAGGAGTTTAGCAATCTGATGATAGGGAAGGTGGCTGAGCTCAAGTGAAATCGATTCGAGAGGCGAAAGATTTCTTTTTGCCAAGGCTTTCAAAGGAATTCCAGCTTCTCCTTTAATCCTGAATCTGGAAGGATGTTTTCGCTTTGCAGCTGTAAAGGAAGCCCATATCGTGCGTGGGTTGCGGTTCAGCTTTCTTGCAATGGATGAGAAACTCTCGGCTTTCTGCTCGTGAAGGTATTTTACTGCAGCTTCAAGAATGCCGAGCTTTGAGGTGAAGATATCAACTGGAAGCATGTCTTCTTCAAAGAATGAGAGCAACTCTTCCCTTGAGATTGAGCCAGAGGCTTTCAGGCTCTTTACCAATGAACTGAGGGCTCTCTTCAGCTCTGCCTGAGATTTCTTTTGCACAGTACTCTCTTCTTGCCCTTATGCCTTATAAACCTTGCTATTTTAAACTTATCTTTCATGTAGAATTACCTATTATTAATGTAATAATACTTATTAAAAATGTATATTAGTTATTTTATTACTTATCTTTAATGTAACTTCCCTACTGTAGGAGAATGATGAATAAGAACCAGAAATACTTGGGCCTGTTTGGAGGCCGGCTCATATCAGATGAATCTCAAGAACATCTGTATCTTTCAACACCGTGTCCAGCCTCAAAATCTTCTGGCCAGGAAACTTTGCGGTTGGGCCCCAGAGCCTTGCAAACTTGAACTTGGACTCAAACTCCCTATGGAGCTTTCTGCAGACATCCCTGATTGTGCATCCATGCGTCATGATCAAAGGCTCTTCCATATCAGGCTTCTTGCCAGGCTCCTTCATATACATCCTTATGAAGTTTAGTTTCCTGAATATGGCCTCTTTTAGCTGTTCGATGTTGATCCCTTTCTCCGCCGACACCAGGATATCGGCTTTAACATCCCTGGCAACAGCCTTTGCTTTCTCAGGATCAACCATGTCAATCTTGTTGACCACAGTTATTGCAGGAAGATAGATGCGGTTATCTTCGATGCAGTCAATCAACTGGTCATCACTAATATCTTCCCGAATAACAACCTCTGCGTTCATAATCCCCATCTCTTTCATAATCCCCTGTATTGTGGCGTCTGTAAGGGTGAGCTTCTTTACTGTCTTGCCGATGCGAATCCCTCCCCGGGCAGTCTTCTTGATCTTGACGTCAGGCCTTTTCTGGTTGATCCGGATCCCTGATTCAAATATCTCCCTGATCAGAACATTCAGGTGATCCTGGCTGTTGACATCTATAAGGATAATAACCAGGTTTGCGCTGCGCATGACGGCAAGGACCTCTTTTCCCCTGCCTGTACCTGCAGCAGCGCCTTTCACAATTCCAGGAACGTCAAGGATCTGGATTTTTGCGCCTTTATGCTCCAATAACCCCGGGATCACTGTAAGCGTGGTGAACGCGTACGCGGCTGTCTTGGATTCCTGATTGGTGAGCTTATTCAGAAGCGTGGATTTTCCGACTGAAGGGTAACCGAGGATGACTGCTGAAGCGTCTCCGGTTTTCCTCACGTCATAGCTGTAGGTCTTCCCTTTTCCTGCAGCCCTGCTTTGCTCCTTATCGCGCAATGCTGCAATCTTTGCCTTTACTAAACCAACGTGATGCTGCGTCTTTTTATTGTATTTTGTCTTTTTGAGCTCTTCCTCAAACTCCCTTATCTTTGAGTTGTACTCAGGCATGGACTGAAAGGAAAGATGCGGATTTAATAAGGTTGTGGGTCGCATTGAAAAGTTGCTCGCTTCGCTCGGCAGCGCCATGTTCGCCATGCGCAAGTCAGGCAGAACAGCGACATTCCCCGAAGGGGGCAACCCCCCTTGTCGCTCTGCTGTCTTATTTTAAGATGGCTCACGAGAGGGCGCTGCATGACTTTTCAATGCGACAAGGTTGTGGAAAGGTTTATAATTCACGGAGCAACCATCACCTTGTATGCCAAATCAAAAAATCATCGTTGTCATGCCTGCATACAATGCAAGCAGCACCATTGGAAGTGTTTTAGAACGAATCCCTCCTTCTCTGATGAAGAATCTCTTCCAAATCATCATAGTCAATGATGGAAGCGCTGATGATACTGGAATCGTCATAGAAGGATTGAAGGAGACATACAAAAAAATAAGGATACTGACGCATCCAAAAAATAAGGGATACGGAGCTGCACAGAAGACTGGGTTTGAGGAAGCTGTGAAGGAAGGGGCTGATATTGGCGTGCTGCTGCATTCTGACGGCCAATATGCGCCGGAGATCATGCACACCTTGCTTGATCCATTTGAGCATGGATATGATGTTGTGCAGGGAAGCAGGATGCTTGCAGGAGGTGCAATTAAGGGAGGGATGCCGCTCTACAAATATCTTGGCAATAAGTTCTTGACCTTTCTCGAGAATCTCGCCTATGGGCTCAATATGGCTGAGTATCACTCGGGGTATATGCTCTATTCAAAGAGGGCATTGGAAAATATCCCTTTTGAGAAATTAAGCAACACCTTCCATTTTGACGGAGAGATGCTGCTCATGGCTGCAAAGAAGAAGCTTAGGGTTAAGGAGATTCCGATCCCAACGCGCTACTCAACTGAGAAGAGCCATCTCAATCCCTTTACATACGGAATTGATGTCCTGAAGATTATCTACCGCAACTGGAGAGGGAAATACGATTTCTGATGAAATGGAAACTCGTTGTCAAGATTGCAGTCTCGGTGTTGTTGTTCCTGTTCTTTCTCACTTGGGTCGATGTGTTTACTGCATTTCAGACAGTTTCTGTCACGTGGGGCTGGTTTTTTTTGGGATTGATCGTCTTACTTCTTTCCCAATTCCTGAAGGCCGTCAGATTTGGCATGCTGAGCAATAAGGCAGGCATTGTCCGACCGTATTTTACGCATTTCTTGATACATAATGTTGTGACCTCATTTGGTTTAGTGACTCCGGGAAAGCTAGGAGAAGGAGGAAAGCTCTTCTATTACAAAGATGCTGACAAGAAGGCGCTTGGTGTTTGTTATATTCTGGAGAAATTCTCTGATTCTGTTGTTTTTGTTGTTTTCTCGTTGTTTTTGCTGGCTGCTTTGAATCTTAAATTTCTTATTTTTGTTCTATTGGGCGTATTGAGCATCCTCGTTCTTGGAATTTTCTTTTTAAAGCCATTGATCACAAGGTTTTTTCCTCAATTTGATGTACATCTACTCAGAATATTCAGTATTAGCAATTTTTTAATGCTGGGAGGCCAGGCATTGCTTATCTGGCTTGCGGTTTTTTTTACGCAATACCTCTTTGCATTTGCTGTCGGGCTTGAGGCTCCTTTCTTTCTGTTTTGCCAGATCATGGCAGCTTCCTCTCTGCTCGGGATATTGAGCGGCCTGCCTGGAGGGGTTGGAAGCAGGGAGCTGACCCTAACCTTTTTATTTACCACACTATTAGCATCTGATAAAGGGATTGTTGGAGCATTTGCCATTGTGAATCTTTTTGGACAGTATACCGTGCTGGGGATACTGGCATTTGCTTCCCATTTGATGCTGAAAAGGAGATGAACTATGGCACTACAACTGGTCTTGAGCATCCTTGGAGCTCTCTTAATTATTGGCCTTTTTGCAGCATATCGCATCCTCAAAAAAACATCTGCGTCGATATCGCTTTTTAGATTGATTTGGGATTACTTCATCCTTGAGCCAATTGTTTTTGTGTTTCGGTGGATACCCGGAGGGTGGGGCATTATCGCAAGGTATGGGCTCTATAAGCTCTTATTCAAGAAATTAGGGAAGCGCTGCATCATCATGGAGGGAGTAAAAATCCTTTTCCCCGAGAACATGGAAGTAGGGGATAACTGCAGCATCAATGAGCACTGCTATTTCCATGCACGAGGGGGCATCAAGCTTGGAAACTGGGTCAGGCTTGGGCCAAACATCGGGTTTTTCACCTGGAATCATGGCCATTCTGATCCTGAGAAACCGATCAAGCAGCAGGGCTTTATCCTGAAGCCGATTGTGGTTGAGGACGATGTCTGGATTGGCAATAATGCAACTATTGTGCAGGGAGTCACGATTGGCAAGCATTCCATTGTCGGAGCAGGGGCTGTTGTGACAAAAGATGTGGCTCCGTATTCCATCGTTGGAGGAGTGCCTGCAAAGGTGATAAAGGATAGAAGGGAAGCTAATTAATTACTATTTTTGTTGAGTGCTGGAGATAGAATATGGATATCCAAAAATCAGATTGTGGTTATATGGGGCAATGGCATCAATCCGTGCTTTCTATCAGTTTCTGGAATCTGTGGTATAATCCTGATTTGCAGGCTAAACTTGGCTTGGCAGGCATCAAGGGAGATTTTGTTGTGCTGGACGGACATTTTTGGTACAGGTCTCTAGATTGGGAGGCAATCCGAGAAAAGGTATGCACTGATCCCTTATTTGTCAGGAGGTTTATCCTGTATTGCAGAAAAACCTTGGATAATGCATTAAAGGCATCAGAGAGATTTAGCACAGACAGCGCAGATGGAAGCCTGCTTGAGAGAACCAGATTCTTTTTTGCAACCTTTCGTACGATTACCGCTCCTTGGATTATGATTTCTCCGATAGGTGAAGCAGTGGAAAAACAACTATCTGCATATGCCTCTGAGAAAGGAATCCCTCTTGCTGAACTGGCTCATGAGGTGTGCGTTCCTGAACCTACTTATCTTATGAAGCAGCAACTCGATGCTCTTAGGATTTCCGCATTGATTGACTCAAAGGGCTTAAATGGGAAATCCTTGCCTGAAATAGAGAATGATGAAGAAATCTCCAGATTTTTGAATGCGCACATCTCTGAATTTGAATGGGTTGGGACGCATCATCTTGCAGGCGAACCTTTCACAAAGGAGAAACTGTTAGAAGAGATACACAGGGGCATCCCTGCGCCATCTGAAACAAGAACTTCAACTCATCCTCCTGTTAAGTCTGCCAGCGAGCTATCATACCTGCGCCTCCTTTGCGCAGAGGTTTCTGATATTGTTGCATTTCGGGCCAGGCTTTTGCTTGATCAGGTAACCACTGCTATAGGTATGGATGCAAACTGGCTTTCTGAAGACGAGATCCTGTCTGCATTAGATGGATTCAAAAAACACCTTAGCGCCATTGATATTGTCTCAAGAAAGAATCTTTTTGGTGCTGTTATTGAAAATGGAAAGCAGAAGATTCTTACTGGTGCTGAGGTCAATGCACTCCTTGGAGTGATGCGGCCAAAGCAGTCCTCTGATATTACTGAAGTCAGAGGCTCCGTTGCATGCAGAGGAATTGCTCGAGGGAAGGTGAGGCTTCTTATTAGAAATGAGGATGCCAAGAGATTTCATGAAGGCGAGATTCTTGTTGCTCCTGAAACGACGCCTGATTTTGTTCCTGCATTCAAAAAAGCCAGAGCAGTTGTTACTGACAGAGGAGGCATAACCTCTCATGCTGCTGTCGTAAGCCGGGAATTTAACATTCCATGTATCATCGGGACTTCCATTGCCACACAGGTATTCAAAGATGGGGATCTTGTCGAGGTTGATGCAGAGAAGGGCATTGTGAGGAAGATCACCCCAAAATAATCTCCTCTGCCCTCTTTCTATTTTCAGGATTGTATGCTATTTCCTGTGGGGCAATGACTCGAAATGAGAATGGGAAGAGATGCCTCTTGTCCATGTGAGGGAGGCCAGGCCTGAACTCCTCAAGCCTTATGATTTTGGCATCCTCTGATCCTGACTGGAAAGGCTTGATATAGGTGTCAGTTGAAAGTTTTGGCTGGGCATCCGGAATCTTCTGGTCTACGCAGATCACCTGATGCCGCTCGATCTGCAACCCTTTCCTTATCTCCTCATTCAGTGTCTCAGTCTCTATGGGAGTTCCCCGCCTTCGCCTGATTTCTCTTATAGTTTCTTTATCTTCTAGACCAACAAAAAACAAATCCCGGTAGGGCTCCTGCTTCTGGAAGACCATTCTGGCAAGGTATGCCGCTGCCTGCTGTCTGGGATCTCCGTTATTCTCTTCGAGCAACTTCTTCTTCAATCCTTCCTCTGAGTAGTTCATTAGCTCTCCAATCTCTTTTTTTCTCAGCTCCAGAGCAGTGTGCAGCATCTCATCAAATGCGCAGGTGTTCCTGTTGTGATATACTCCCAAATACATATTCCTGTACACTGTGATAAACATCTCGATATTTGGAAGGCAGTCCTGTGTAAAGTAGATGATTTTTCCATCAATGCCTGAGCACTGAATAAATCTTTCATGCTTAAGGCTGTCTCCGAATCCTGTCGTATTGGTAGAATCCCTCATGAGATAATCCAGGCGGTCTACATCCAAAGAGCCTGCAATCAACTGCTGGCCATAAGGGTTTCCCCTATACTTACCGTCTATAAGCGCGATGACTTCATCAGGATCCACGTTGAATTCTTTTAATACATCCAGGATTTCCTTCGATTCTCTAATCCTCTTTACAGACTCTTTCTCGTGGTGAAAGTGGTTCTCATTGAGGAACTTCTCAGCTGCGTGAGAGAATGGAGAATGGCCGATGTCATGGAGCATTGCTGCAGATTCTAATGTGTAAGTCTCTTGTTTAGACAGGTTCAGATAGCGGCTAAAGAGCCCAGCAAGAATAGATGAGCCAATAAGATGTTCCCTGCGCCGATGTGTTGCATTTGGAAAGAGATTTGACGACAAGCCAAGCTGCGTGAGGCCTTCGGCTTCAAGGACAGGCTCTGTGGATTTCAGGCTGGTTTGCAATTCGTCAAGATCAACAGACCCGTATACCCTGTCAGCCAGCTGCCTGCTCATCGCTTCTGGCTGATCATGTCTGCAATCAGCCCGAACAGCAAAATCTGCACGCCCATAATGATAAGGATAACTGCAGAATCATCGCCGAATCTTGTTATTGCTCCAACCCTTACAAGGTAGCCGACCAAAAGGCCGAAGAGCAGCACAAGGCTTCCCAGAGGAACAAATATCTTTAATGGGAATGTGTGGTAATACAATCGCAGGATATTGGGCAGCACTTTGAAGGGATATTTCAATGAGATGAATGATTTGCCGGCAGTCCTCTTATGGAAGACAACTGGAACTTCAATGACACGCATATTCTTTCTCCATGCATCAATGATCAGCTGCTGGGTCTCATTGTAGTCAGACATCATCTGCATCCTGTCAAGGTAGCGCCTGTGGAACGCCATAATCCCGGTTTGGCCGTCAGTTATCCTCAACCCAGTGAACTTTGAGGTAACCCAGCTGAAGAATGAATTCCCTGCTTTTCGATATGCGGGCATGCTATACTCTATTGAGCCGAGAAACCTTGAGCCAAAGACTGCATCAGCCCTGTCTTCGAGTATCGGTGCAATAACCTTTTCGATATCCAGGGGATCGTGCTGATAGTCTGCATCGATCTTGACTGCAATATCAGCTCCCATCTCTCTTGCAGTCTCCATGCCTGTCCGGGTTGCTGCACCTAAACCGCGGTTGAACGGATGCGTGATGACCCTGACTCCTTTCTCCCTGCCTATTTTTGCTGTATGGTCACGTGAGCCGTCATTCACAACAATAACCTCAACA
Coding sequences within it:
- a CDS encoding GTP-binding protein; protein product: MPEYNSKIREFEEELKKTKYNKKTQHHVGLVKAKIAALRDKEQSRAAGKGKTYSYDVRKTGDASAVILGYPSVGKSTLLNKLTNQESKTAAYAFTTLTVIPGLLEHKGAKIQILDVPGIVKGAAAGTGRGKEVLAVMRSANLVIILIDVNSQDHLNVLIREIFESGIRINQKRPDVKIKKTARGGIRIGKTVKKLTLTDATIQGIMKEMGIMNAEVVIREDISDDQLIDCIEDNRIYLPAITVVNKIDMVDPEKAKAVARDVKADILVSAEKGINIEQLKEAIFRKLNFIRMYMKEPGKKPDMEEPLIMTHGCTIRDVCRKLHREFESKFKFARLWGPTAKFPGQKILRLDTVLKDTDVLEIHLI
- a CDS encoding glycosyltransferase family 2 protein produces the protein MPNQKIIVVMPAYNASSTIGSVLERIPPSLMKNLFQIIIVNDGSADDTGIVIEGLKETYKKIRILTHPKNKGYGAAQKTGFEEAVKEGADIGVLLHSDGQYAPEIMHTLLDPFEHGYDVVQGSRMLAGGAIKGGMPLYKYLGNKFLTFLENLAYGLNMAEYHSGYMLYSKRALENIPFEKLSNTFHFDGEMLLMAAKKKLRVKEIPIPTRYSTEKSHLNPFTYGIDVLKIIYRNWRGKYDF
- a CDS encoding lysylphosphatidylglycerol synthase domain-containing protein codes for the protein MKWKLVVKIAVSVLLFLFFLTWVDVFTAFQTVSVTWGWFFLGLIVLLLSQFLKAVRFGMLSNKAGIVRPYFTHFLIHNVVTSFGLVTPGKLGEGGKLFYYKDADKKALGVCYILEKFSDSVVFVVFSLFLLAALNLKFLIFVLLGVLSILVLGIFFLKPLITRFFPQFDVHLLRIFSISNFLMLGGQALLIWLAVFFTQYLFAFAVGLEAPFFLFCQIMAASSLLGILSGLPGGVGSRELTLTFLFTTLLASDKGIVGAFAIVNLFGQYTVLGILAFASHLMLKRR
- a CDS encoding acyltransferase encodes the protein MALQLVLSILGALLIIGLFAAYRILKKTSASISLFRLIWDYFILEPIVFVFRWIPGGWGIIARYGLYKLLFKKLGKRCIIMEGVKILFPENMEVGDNCSINEHCYFHARGGIKLGNWVRLGPNIGFFTWNHGHSDPEKPIKQQGFILKPIVVEDDVWIGNNATIVQGVTIGKHSIVGAGAVVTKDVAPYSIVGGVPAKVIKDRREAN
- a CDS encoding PEP-utilizing enzyme, producing MDIQKSDCGYMGQWHQSVLSISFWNLWYNPDLQAKLGLAGIKGDFVVLDGHFWYRSLDWEAIREKVCTDPLFVRRFILYCRKTLDNALKASERFSTDSADGSLLERTRFFFATFRTITAPWIMISPIGEAVEKQLSAYASEKGIPLAELAHEVCVPEPTYLMKQQLDALRISALIDSKGLNGKSLPEIENDEEISRFLNAHISEFEWVGTHHLAGEPFTKEKLLEEIHRGIPAPSETRTSTHPPVKSASELSYLRLLCAEVSDIVAFRARLLLDQVTTAIGMDANWLSEDEILSALDGFKKHLSAIDIVSRKNLFGAVIENGKQKILTGAEVNALLGVMRPKQSSDITEVRGSVACRGIARGKVRLLIRNEDAKRFHEGEILVAPETTPDFVPAFKKARAVVTDRGGITSHAAVVSREFNIPCIIGTSIATQVFKDGDLVEVDAEKGIVRKITPK
- a CDS encoding HD domain-containing protein yields the protein MSRQLADRVYGSVDLDELQTSLKSTEPVLEAEGLTQLGLSSNLFPNATHRRREHLIGSSILAGLFSRYLNLSKQETYTLESAAMLHDIGHSPFSHAAEKFLNENHFHHEKESVKRIRESKEILDVLKEFNVDPDEVIALIDGKYRGNPYGQQLIAGSLDVDRLDYLMRDSTNTTGFGDSLKHERFIQCSGIDGKIIYFTQDCLPNIEMFITVYRNMYLGVYHNRNTCAFDEMLHTALELRKKEIGELMNYSEEGLKKKLLEENNGDPRQQAAAYLARMVFQKQEPYRDLFFVGLEDKETIREIRRRRGTPIETETLNEEIRKGLQIERHQVICVDQKIPDAQPKLSTDTYIKPFQSGSEDAKIIRLEEFRPGLPHMDKRHLFPFSFRVIAPQEIAYNPENRKRAEEIILG
- a CDS encoding glycosyltransferase family 2 protein, with translation MIKDGSSMKKVVVYIPAYNEEATIGRIIDTIKETYRERKRYTVEVIVVNDGSRDHTAKIGREKGVRVITHPFNRGLGAATRTGMETAREMGADIAVKIDADYQHDPLDIEKVIAPILEDRADAVFGSRFLGSIEYSMPAYRKAGNSFFSWVTSKFTGLRITDGQTGIMAFHRRYLDRMQMMSDYNETQQLIIDAWRKNMRVIEVPVVFHKRTAGKSFISLKYPFKVLPNILRLYYHTFPLKIFVPLGSLVLLFGLLVGYLVRVGAITRFGDDSAVILIIMGVQILLFGLIADMISQKR